A genomic segment from Nitrospira sp. encodes:
- a CDS encoding DNA repair protein RadC, giving the protein MSVDSSLGSSNGGRPLSPVRKYGIPRYRVALVREGRALPAAESVHTSEGAVAILRPLFEGLDREQFLICGLDAKHKLIGINVVSTGSLNLTIVHPREVFKPLILMNAGAWLCRVRMRPCSRILP; this is encoded by the coding sequence ATGTCCGTTGATAGCTCTCTCGGTTCCTCGAACGGTGGACGGCCACTGAGCCCGGTTCGGAAATACGGCATCCCCCGCTACCGTGTCGCGCTGGTTCGCGAAGGCCGTGCCCTTCCGGCAGCGGAATCGGTCCATACGTCGGAGGGTGCGGTGGCCATCCTCCGGCCGTTGTTTGAGGGCCTGGACCGGGAACAATTCCTCATCTGTGGCCTGGACGCCAAGCACAAGCTCATCGGCATCAATGTGGTGTCCACCGGCTCGCTGAACCTGACGATTGTCCATCCCCGTGAAGTCTTCAAGCCGCTCATTCTCATGAATGCCGGTGCCTGGCTCTGTCGGGTAAGGATGCGGCCTTGCAGCCGCATCCTCCCCTAA